A portion of the Desmodus rotundus isolate HL8 chromosome 8, HLdesRot8A.1, whole genome shotgun sequence genome contains these proteins:
- the LHFPL4 gene encoding LHFPL tetraspan subfamily member 4 protein, whose protein sequence is MLPSQEASKLYHEHYMRNSRAIGVLWAIFTICFAIINVVVFIQPYWVGDSVSTPKPGYFGLFHYCVGSGLAGRELTCRGSFTDFSTIPSGAFKAAAFFVLLSMVLILGCITCFALFFFCNTATVYKICAWMQLLAALCLVLGCMIFPDGWDAETIRDMCGAKTGKYSLGDCSVRWAYILAIIGILNALILSFLAFVLGNRQTDLLQEELKQDNKDFVSSTVSSVLRPGGDVSSWGVLPCPVAHSQGP, encoded by the exons ATGCTGCCCTCGCAGGAGGCCTCCAAGCTCTATCACGAGCACTACATGCGGAATTCGCGGGCCATCGGCGTGCTATGGGCCATCTTCACCATCTGCTTCGCCATCATCAACGTGGTGGTCTTCATCCAGCCCTACTGGGTGGGCGACAGCGTGAGCACTCCCAAGCCTGGCTACTTCGGCCTCTTCCACTACTGTGTGGGCAGCGGGCTGGCGGGTCGAGAGCTCACCTGCCGCGGCTCGTTCACCGACTTCAGCACCATCCCGTCCGGCGCCTTCAAGGCGGCCGCCTTCTTCGTGCTGCTCTCCATGGTGCTGATCCTCGGCTGCATTACCTGCTTTGCGCTTTTCTTCTTCTGCAACACGGCCACGGTCTACAAGATCTGCGCCTGGATGCAGCTCTTGGCAG CTCTGTGCCTAGTGCTGGGCTGCATGATCTTCCCCGACGGCTGGGACGCCGAGACGATCCGGGACATGTGCGGGGCCAAGACCGGGAAGTACTCCCTGGGGGACTGTTCGGTGCGCTGGGCGTACATCCTGGCCATCATCGGCATCCTCAACGCCCTCATCCTCTCCTTCCTCGCCTTCGTGCTGGGCAACCGGCAAACAGATCTGCTGCAGGAAGAGCTCAAGCAGGACAACAAAG atTTTGTGAGTTCTACAGTAAGCTCCGTGTTGCGGCCAGGGGGTGATGTCTCCAGCTGGGGAGTCCTTCCCTGCCCTGTTGCTCACTCACAGGGACCCTGA